A region of Streptomyces sp. NBC_01750 DNA encodes the following proteins:
- the fxsT gene encoding FxSxx-COOH system tetratricopeptide repeat protein, whose translation MTSAAEPRPRQGHELAILLSVAARIEPELMRAVRVTVAPLLDVSAETDLWFGDLVERRGFGYIVLRSDLLPQLRGELTERLKNCPNGAPLHRLWSVIERMHRNGSPALSAEERATWHAVSGGTEAEADIEHALRPALRALVEEARDGVARWFSGAWQRLPEPVRRTTTAWQLATVARARLADAVLQSEPPERLSVTDVGLIAALLPHAELHGRRVGPLLVLGEGADDPGSFVLQVPDTDPQVLDLLDQPVPRTLQVRRAETVAETVGWGPVRLLAADGAVYELPPPALDLSRTGTAPRHGTAPGQHIVLSHAGFDRSWAAWITDQFQSAGHRVTSRLWNPDPSRPLTELLDDLLDTADRALLLVGATYWWLGGRTAQEWDSALTACAADHSGRLGIVIIDAGEPPAAATALPMADLRGTAEQEARHRLFGLLGMSLSRQADEAPGLTMRFPDTPPAVSNAPRRNPRFSGREAFLDHIRHTLLAAPEPGTGRAGQHRCVLLGASGIGKSQLVTEYAQRFGNEYDIVWWISAASQGTAREQLAELAPRLNLAAGQGIGNRIRAVQDSLRVGLPFHRWLVVFDSADDVREIEDLLPEGSGHLLITSRNPAWADDERVLRIDVPPFPRNESIDYIRARAPRLTAAEADRLAEAVQDFPLLLSHTAAWLDTNPMPVPQYIDLVRSHPPGRPPNGHATQYPRALESSWTITLASLRERSPTVVELLDLFTHFSPEAIPVRLLQSADASVLPPRIAAAAADPAAWDAMMRQLSETSAVRLEFGADGVERATMPRLYHALLREQLSDERRDQLSRAACEILAGADPQRPLDAALWTRYAELIPHLEISGSLDRGGIGARLVLNCIEYLRTRGEAHAGLRLCEQARARWRRHRPFDDPDMLIVTYQHANMLRRAGRYREAEAVGRAIVDRISAARPADHPDLQRARNTLGGTLVSLGAYQEAYELYDRTAHINATTLGEEGVATQQARTNLSIVLTLLGRYQEALDLSAAVLAVRSRQLGPHHAFTLYAAHRQALTLRLLGRYAYALGRQESNVHDYRRLIGRYTVTTMVAEHNLAQCLRRVGDLTPARDLMRELVERARQVQGPQHPEALFIAADYASLLREDRSLDQSWDLATTAARGYADLLGDTHPYSIGTAGNIGLILQNSGDRDRGEARRVAERALRGMTASMGADHPWTIGCALNAASARSHSGDAEGAADLSGQALERATNAVGRSHPLALACEAALAQDLRALRRGAEADQLQQDALTRLTGTLGEHSPQTAAVRRGERPFWDFEPQPT comes from the coding sequence ATGACCTCCGCGGCCGAGCCTCGCCCTCGGCAGGGCCACGAGCTCGCCATCCTCCTCAGTGTGGCCGCCCGCATCGAACCCGAACTGATGCGGGCGGTACGGGTCACGGTGGCGCCTTTGCTGGACGTCTCGGCCGAGACGGACCTGTGGTTCGGCGACCTCGTGGAACGACGGGGCTTCGGCTACATCGTCCTGCGCAGCGATCTGCTGCCGCAGCTGCGCGGCGAACTCACCGAACGGCTCAAGAACTGTCCAAACGGAGCGCCCCTGCACCGCCTGTGGTCGGTCATCGAGCGCATGCACCGCAATGGTTCTCCCGCACTGTCCGCCGAGGAGCGCGCGACCTGGCATGCCGTCAGCGGCGGCACCGAAGCCGAAGCGGATATCGAGCACGCGCTGCGCCCGGCGCTGCGGGCGCTGGTCGAAGAGGCCCGCGACGGAGTAGCCCGCTGGTTCTCGGGCGCCTGGCAGCGGCTCCCCGAGCCCGTCCGTCGGACCACCACCGCCTGGCAGCTCGCCACGGTCGCCAGGGCCCGGCTCGCCGACGCAGTACTGCAGTCCGAACCGCCCGAACGGCTCAGCGTCACCGACGTCGGACTCATCGCCGCGCTGCTGCCACACGCCGAGCTGCACGGCCGGCGCGTGGGACCGCTGCTGGTCCTCGGCGAAGGCGCCGACGACCCCGGTAGCTTCGTCCTGCAAGTCCCCGACACCGATCCACAGGTCCTGGACCTGCTAGACCAGCCTGTGCCACGGACGCTTCAGGTACGAAGGGCCGAGACGGTTGCGGAGACCGTCGGCTGGGGGCCGGTGCGGCTCCTCGCCGCCGACGGCGCGGTCTACGAACTCCCTCCTCCTGCTCTCGACCTCAGCCGCACAGGGACCGCTCCGCGGCACGGCACAGCACCGGGCCAGCATATCGTGCTCAGTCATGCTGGCTTCGACCGGTCATGGGCGGCGTGGATCACCGACCAGTTTCAGTCGGCCGGACACCGTGTCACATCCCGGCTGTGGAACCCGGACCCCTCCCGACCACTGACCGAACTACTGGACGACCTGCTCGACACCGCGGACCGGGCGCTGCTCCTGGTCGGCGCAACGTACTGGTGGCTCGGCGGGCGCACCGCGCAGGAGTGGGACTCGGCGCTCACCGCGTGCGCCGCGGACCACTCCGGACGCCTGGGCATCGTGATCATCGACGCCGGGGAACCGCCCGCGGCGGCAACGGCACTGCCCATGGCAGATCTCCGGGGCACCGCCGAACAGGAAGCCAGGCACCGCCTGTTCGGCCTGCTCGGCATGTCCCTGTCCCGGCAAGCCGACGAGGCGCCCGGACTGACCATGAGGTTCCCGGACACCCCGCCCGCTGTGTCGAACGCCCCCCGCCGGAACCCCCGTTTCAGCGGCCGCGAGGCGTTTTTGGACCACATCCGCCACACTCTCCTCGCGGCTCCTGAACCGGGAACCGGCCGCGCCGGACAACACCGCTGCGTGCTCCTCGGTGCCTCCGGAATCGGCAAGAGTCAGCTGGTCACCGAGTACGCCCAACGGTTCGGCAACGAATACGACATCGTCTGGTGGATCAGCGCCGCATCCCAGGGAACAGCCCGGGAACAGCTCGCCGAGCTCGCGCCCCGACTCAACCTCGCCGCAGGACAGGGAATCGGCAACCGCATCCGCGCCGTGCAGGACTCCCTGCGCGTGGGCCTGCCTTTTCACCGCTGGCTGGTCGTATTCGACAGTGCCGACGACGTGCGGGAGATCGAGGACCTTTTACCCGAGGGCTCGGGACACCTCCTCATCACTTCTCGTAACCCCGCATGGGCGGACGACGAACGTGTCCTGCGCATCGATGTGCCGCCCTTCCCGAGGAACGAGTCGATCGACTACATCCGCGCCAGGGCCCCCCGGCTCACGGCCGCCGAGGCCGACCGGCTCGCCGAGGCGGTGCAGGACTTCCCGCTCCTGCTCTCCCATACCGCGGCCTGGCTCGACACCAATCCGATGCCCGTCCCCCAGTACATCGACCTCGTCCGCTCCCACCCTCCTGGGCGGCCGCCGAACGGCCATGCGACGCAGTATCCCCGCGCCTTGGAGAGCAGTTGGACGATCACTCTGGCGTCGCTGCGGGAGCGCAGTCCCACGGTCGTCGAACTCCTCGACCTTTTCACCCACTTCTCGCCGGAGGCCATCCCCGTTCGGCTGCTGCAGTCCGCCGACGCCAGCGTCCTCCCGCCGCGCATCGCCGCGGCTGCCGCCGACCCCGCCGCCTGGGACGCGATGATGCGACAGCTGTCGGAAACCTCGGCCGTTCGGCTCGAGTTCGGCGCGGACGGGGTGGAGCGGGCCACCATGCCCCGTCTGTATCACGCACTGCTGCGTGAGCAGCTCTCCGACGAACGGCGCGATCAGTTGTCCCGTGCCGCTTGCGAAATCCTCGCGGGAGCGGACCCCCAACGGCCCCTGGACGCCGCCCTGTGGACACGTTATGCCGAACTGATCCCGCACTTGGAGATCTCCGGCTCGCTGGACCGGGGCGGCATCGGCGCCCGCCTCGTCCTGAACTGCATCGAGTACCTTCGCACCCGCGGCGAAGCCCATGCTGGGCTGCGGTTGTGCGAACAGGCGAGGGCACGCTGGCGCAGACACCGGCCCTTCGACGACCCCGACATGCTCATCGTCACCTACCAGCACGCCAACATGCTGCGCAGAGCCGGCCGCTACCGGGAGGCCGAAGCCGTCGGACGGGCAATCGTCGACCGAATCTCTGCAGCCAGACCGGCCGACCACCCCGACCTGCAGCGCGCCAGAAACACCCTCGGCGGAACCCTGGTCTCGCTCGGCGCCTACCAGGAAGCCTACGAACTCTACGACCGGACCGCGCACATCAACGCGACAACACTTGGCGAAGAAGGAGTGGCCACTCAACAGGCTCGCACCAACCTTTCCATCGTGCTGACACTGCTCGGCCGCTACCAGGAAGCCCTGGATCTGTCTGCGGCAGTCCTCGCCGTCCGCTCGCGGCAACTCGGCCCGCACCACGCCTTCACTCTCTACGCCGCACACCGGCAGGCACTGACTCTGCGTCTGCTCGGCCGCTACGCGTACGCGCTCGGCCGCCAGGAGTCCAACGTCCACGACTACCGCCGCCTCATCGGCCGGTACACCGTGACGACCATGGTCGCCGAGCACAACCTCGCCCAGTGCCTGCGCCGGGTCGGCGACCTCACACCGGCCCGCGACCTGATGCGCGAGCTCGTGGAACGCGCCCGCCAGGTCCAGGGCCCGCAGCACCCCGAAGCGCTCTTCATCGCCGCCGACTACGCGTCCTTGCTCCGCGAAGACCGAAGCCTGGACCAGTCCTGGGACCTGGCCACCACCGCCGCCCGCGGATACGCCGACCTGCTCGGCGACACCCATCCCTACTCGATCGGCACGGCCGGCAACATCGGCCTCATCCTGCAGAACTCGGGCGACCGCGACCGCGGCGAAGCACGACGCGTCGCCGAACGCGCCTTGCGGGGAATGACGGCTTCGATGGGCGCCGACCACCCGTGGACCATCGGGTGCGCCCTCAACGCGGCCTCGGCGCGCAGCCACAGTGGGGATGCAGAGGGGGCAGCCGACCTCAGCGGGCAAGCCCTTGAACGGGCCACGAACGCCGTCGGCCGGAGCCACCCCCTCGCCTTGGCCTGCGAGGCGGCACTCGCGCAGGACCTCCGCGCGCTGCGCCGAGGGGCCGAAGCCGACCAGCTTCAGCAGGACGCTCTGACCCGCCTGACCGGCACTCTGGGCGAACACAGCCCGCAGACGGCAGCCGTTCGGCGGGGAGAGCGGCCGTTCTGGGATTTCGAGCCGCAGCCGACGTGA
- a CDS encoding FxsB family cyclophane-forming radical SAM/SPASM peptide maturase has translation MTTAPSSPTEAGHRHSTSALWPLQGLDVVAARAAGHQAVPFQQFVLKMHSRCNFACTYCYVYSGPDQSWRRRPRTASAEVVAATAARIAEHVKTHTLSEVHLNVHGGEPLLTGAAAPIGYVTAVREAIDAAVGPGFCRVQATVQTNGSGLTEGVVTELADAGLRIGVSLDGGLARHNRHRVDRRGRPGWPVASRGLRVLARHPEAYGGILCTIDPSSDPIEVYKSLLAFTPPSMDLLLPHTNWSSLGRRTGLATPYGDWLADVFDHWFHAQSSQTTIRLFTEIIGLLTGQESGTESVGSSPVVAVVVDTDGAIEQVDSLKTAYSGAPETGLDVFHHSFDEALDHPGIAARQIGTAALSDQCLSCPVVRICGGGNYAHRFDARDGFRNPSVHCADLERLIRHIADRLRPFLPQGPIAP, from the coding sequence ATGACGACAGCCCCTTCGTCACCTACTGAGGCGGGCCACCGACACAGTACGTCGGCCCTCTGGCCTCTGCAGGGACTCGATGTCGTCGCCGCGCGGGCGGCGGGTCATCAGGCAGTGCCATTCCAGCAGTTCGTGCTGAAGATGCACAGTCGCTGCAACTTCGCCTGTACGTATTGCTACGTCTATTCAGGGCCGGACCAGAGCTGGCGTCGGCGGCCTCGCACAGCGTCCGCGGAAGTTGTGGCGGCGACCGCCGCCCGGATCGCCGAGCATGTGAAAACGCACACGCTGTCGGAGGTCCATCTGAACGTGCACGGCGGTGAGCCGCTGCTGACCGGAGCAGCCGCGCCCATCGGCTACGTCACGGCGGTCCGGGAGGCCATCGATGCTGCCGTGGGTCCCGGATTCTGCCGGGTGCAGGCCACTGTGCAGACCAATGGAAGCGGGCTAACGGAGGGCGTCGTCACCGAACTGGCCGACGCCGGGCTGAGGATCGGTGTGAGCCTCGACGGCGGTCTGGCCCGGCACAACCGGCACAGGGTGGATCGTCGCGGGCGCCCTGGCTGGCCGGTCGCTTCGCGAGGGCTACGGGTGCTGGCCCGTCACCCGGAAGCCTACGGCGGCATCCTGTGCACCATCGACCCGTCATCGGATCCCATCGAGGTCTACAAATCGCTCCTCGCATTCACACCCCCGAGCATGGATCTGCTCCTGCCGCACACCAACTGGTCCTCCCTCGGACGGAGAACCGGCCTTGCCACCCCGTACGGCGACTGGCTCGCCGACGTCTTCGACCACTGGTTCCACGCGCAGTCGTCCCAGACCACCATCCGGCTGTTCACGGAAATCATCGGCCTGCTGACCGGTCAGGAAAGCGGTACCGAATCAGTGGGGTCCTCCCCCGTCGTCGCCGTCGTCGTGGACACCGACGGTGCCATCGAACAGGTCGACTCGCTCAAGACCGCGTACTCGGGAGCCCCCGAGACCGGACTCGATGTCTTCCACCACTCCTTCGACGAGGCTCTCGACCATCCGGGGATCGCCGCTCGCCAGATCGGCACCGCCGCCCTCTCCGATCAGTGCCTGTCCTGCCCGGTCGTCAGGATCTGCGGCGGCGGGAACTACGCCCACCGGTTCGACGCGCGCGACGGCTTCAGAAATCCGTCCGTCCACTGCGCGGACCTTGAGCGGCTGATCAGACACATCGCGGACCGTCTGCGGCCATTCCTGCCCCAAGGCCCGATTGCCCCGTGA
- a CDS encoding IS630 family transposase (programmed frameshift), translating into MRYAQGGGLTAEGQQARERVRFEAGERFVRGEKNAVIAKDLRVSARSVERWRRVWRAGGMEALATSGPAKVPKVSDERFAELERELARGPAVHGWEDQHWTLGRIRALIWWKFGVDCSSAAVWRLLHRHGWSWQSPARRAVERDDDAVGLWKKDVAARGMTAAALGAYVVFEDEAGFSMTPSLARTWSRRGHTPVVRVRGRSWRRFSIAALCCYKPGETSRLIFRPYRHRKHPGSGRKSFAWSDYRDLVVRAHLQLGAPIVLIWDNLNTHRAAGMRQYAAEHDWLTIVQLPSYAPDLNPVEGVWSLLRRGPLANVAFTDDAHLERVLRRGLRRIQRHPELIDGCLAGTGFSLTRHPTTPRRGQ; encoded by the exons ATGCGGTATGCGCAGGGTGGCGGGTTGACCGCCGAGGGGCAGCAGGCTCGGGAGCGGGTCCGTTTCGAGGCTGGTGAGCGGTTCGTGCGGGGCGAGAAGAACGCGGTGATCGCGAAGGATCTGCGGGTCAGTGCGCGGTCGGTGGAGCGGTGGCGGCGCGTCTGGCGGGCGGGCGGTATGGAGGCTCTGGCGACGTCGGGGCCTGCGAAGGTGCCGAAGGTATCTGATGAGCGGTTCGCCGAACTGGAGCGGGAGTTGGCGCGGGGGCCGGCCGTGCATGGCTGGGAGGACCAGCATTGGACGCTGGGACGGATCCGGGCCTTGATCTGGTGGAAGTTCGGGGTGGACTGCTCGTCAGCGGCGGTGTGGCGGCTGCTGCACCGTCACGGCTGGTCCTGGCAGTCGCCTGCCCGGCGGGCTGTGGAACGGGACGACGACGCGGTGGGGTTGTGGAAGAAGGAC GTGGCCGCACGTGGAATGACTGCGGCGGCGCTCGGGGCGTACGTGGTGTTCGAGGACGAGGCAGGGTTCTCGATGACACCGTCCCTCGCCCGCACCTGGAGCCGGCGGGGGCACACGCCGGTGGTGCGGGTGCGAGGACGCTCTTGGCGCCGCTTCTCGATCGCGGCCCTGTGCTGCTATAAGCCCGGCGAGACATCGCGGCTGATCTTCCGGCCCTATCGTCACCGCAAGCATCCCGGTTCAGGGCGCAAGAGCTTCGCCTGGAGCGATTACCGCGACCTGGTCGTGCGTGCTCACCTGCAACTCGGCGCCCCGATCGTCTTGATCTGGGACAATCTCAACACCCACCGGGCCGCCGGAATGCGGCAGTACGCTGCCGAACACGACTGGCTCACCATCGTGCAACTTCCCTCCTATGCACCGGATCTGAACCCGGTGGAAGGCGTGTGGTCACTGCTGCGACGCGGTCCGTTGGCCAACGTCGCCTTCACGGACGACGCGCATCTCGAACGCGTCTTACGCCGCGGACTGCGTCGCATCCAGCGTCATCCCGAACTCATCGACGGGTGTCTCGCCGGCACCGGCTTCAGCCTCACCCGCCACCCGACAACACCCCGAAGAGGTCAGTAG
- a CDS encoding YxD-tail cyclophane-containing RiPP peptide: MIETLRESSIFPTSRVTKHPRSAISSVSTAASDARAFLPGVGLSLPPGTALSRRDGYQAIDPLPDCTGLDLSSLAGDASNPVLAAVVTGLLARAGSRSSAVAFYDDSPFVTY; the protein is encoded by the coding sequence GTGATCGAAACTCTGCGAGAATCGTCAATATTTCCTACGAGTCGTGTCACGAAGCACCCACGCTCTGCGATATCGTCCGTCTCCACAGCAGCGAGCGACGCACGCGCATTTCTTCCTGGAGTTGGGTTGTCTCTTCCCCCGGGCACTGCTCTGTCCCGGAGGGACGGATATCAGGCCATTGACCCGCTGCCGGACTGCACCGGCCTCGATCTTTCGTCATTGGCCGGTGACGCGAGCAACCCTGTACTCGCCGCCGTGGTGACCGGCCTGCTGGCCCGAGCCGGCTCTCGCAGCAGTGCAGTGGCCTTCTATGACGACAGCCCCTTCGTCACCTACTGA
- a CDS encoding toll/interleukin-1 receptor domain-containing protein, translating to MFISHSTREDPYGGEVRSHVIQGLRERGYDVLVDAEGLLPGEKWHPRLYEWLLECRAAVVLVNRAALTSMWVHREVDILMWRHHFNHSFLVLPAPVGDVTPEDMAAAGFEDLMSLQLVRRIATLCKDAAPDAAEAAEAIVRAFPPLPAPTDDDDPVQRWAEDITAQLSQVRTMSRLARMGRALGLHDRHLAGSPVTDVSCGFLAAQMLHTHDAPRLRSAVGEIARHMDSTALNELVRLVLPVWIDAASARRVLPEEGLERQAVVLNVRRPETGQYYLGRAFCMDVSRYCCISVSAPPPGEEDPEDELRLACEQHIRSRFGMSSREPLAGAPRLRECDTYVVIHSEHCTLPQAERVVDWLHEHIPWVHILLIPGEQLPDDSALPGRLSQAALLTPPFGADDERVAIRVAYGMLNDWGIPRIGDDAWMSRINGTNPRG from the coding sequence GTGTTCATCAGTCACAGCACGCGCGAGGACCCGTACGGCGGCGAGGTGCGCAGCCATGTCATCCAGGGACTGCGGGAACGCGGGTACGACGTCCTCGTCGACGCCGAAGGACTCTTACCCGGTGAAAAGTGGCACCCCCGGCTGTACGAGTGGCTCCTGGAGTGCCGGGCCGCGGTGGTGCTCGTGAACCGTGCGGCCCTCACATCGATGTGGGTCCACAGGGAAGTCGACATCCTCATGTGGCGCCACCACTTCAACCACTCCTTCCTCGTGCTCCCTGCCCCGGTTGGCGACGTGACCCCCGAGGACATGGCCGCCGCCGGCTTCGAGGACCTGATGTCGTTGCAGCTGGTGCGCCGCATCGCCACCCTCTGCAAAGACGCCGCCCCGGACGCGGCCGAGGCGGCGGAGGCGATCGTGCGTGCGTTTCCGCCGCTTCCGGCCCCCACGGACGACGACGATCCGGTACAGCGCTGGGCCGAGGACATCACCGCACAGCTCAGCCAGGTCCGCACCATGAGCCGGCTCGCCCGCATGGGACGCGCCCTCGGACTCCACGACCGCCATCTCGCAGGCTCTCCCGTCACCGATGTCAGCTGCGGTTTCCTGGCCGCTCAGATGCTCCACACCCACGACGCGCCGCGGCTGCGCAGCGCCGTCGGGGAAATCGCCCGGCACATGGACAGCACCGCACTGAACGAGCTCGTCCGCCTGGTCCTGCCGGTGTGGATCGACGCGGCCTCAGCCCGGCGCGTACTGCCCGAAGAGGGCCTGGAGCGCCAGGCAGTCGTCCTGAACGTCCGCAGACCCGAGACGGGGCAGTACTACCTGGGCCGCGCCTTCTGCATGGACGTCAGCCGGTACTGCTGCATATCCGTGAGTGCCCCGCCGCCGGGAGAGGAAGACCCGGAGGACGAGCTGCGGCTCGCCTGCGAGCAGCACATCAGGTCCCGGTTCGGGATGAGCTCCCGCGAGCCCTTGGCCGGCGCCCCACGCCTCCGGGAATGCGACACGTACGTCGTCATCCATTCCGAACACTGCACCCTCCCCCAGGCCGAACGGGTCGTCGACTGGCTGCACGAGCACATCCCCTGGGTGCACATCCTCCTGATCCCGGGCGAGCAACTCCCCGACGACTCCGCACTGCCCGGCCGGCTCTCCCAGGCCGCCCTCCTCACTCCGCCGTTCGGCGCCGACGACGAACGGGTGGCGATCAGGGTCGCGTACGGGATGCTCAACGACTGGGGCATCCCCCGCATCGGCGACGACGCCTGGATGAGCCGGATCAACGGCACCAACCCGAGGGGGTGA
- a CDS encoding AraC family transcriptional regulator yields the protein MLRDSRVHAFPVLYVLCVTPRQEISAWRPPVAGVVEVFHAHFTEHAYPMHVHDAWTLLIVDDGAVRYDLDRYERGTPSDTVSLLPPQVPHNGSPATPQGFRKRVLYLDMTQLDESFIGPAVDGPDLTEPVLRRRVGQLHTALTNRGDEFEAESRLALIIERLRRHLRPRLALGSAGTDGGIAQSLRDLLDERLLEGIALEEAARLVHAHPTHLVRAFSGAFGIAPHQYMTSRRVDLARRLLLDGQPPGEVATAAGFYDQSHLTRHFKRVVGITPGRYARTGAVSS from the coding sequence ATGCTTCGAGACTCCAGGGTGCACGCCTTCCCCGTCTTGTACGTTCTTTGCGTGACGCCCCGGCAGGAGATCTCCGCCTGGCGCCCGCCGGTCGCGGGCGTCGTTGAGGTCTTCCACGCCCACTTCACCGAGCACGCGTACCCCATGCACGTCCACGACGCCTGGACTTTGCTGATCGTCGACGACGGCGCGGTCCGCTACGACCTGGACCGCTACGAGCGCGGCACCCCGAGCGACACCGTGAGCCTGCTCCCACCGCAGGTCCCGCACAACGGCTCACCTGCCACCCCTCAGGGCTTTCGCAAGCGCGTGCTCTACCTCGACATGACACAGCTGGACGAGAGCTTCATCGGGCCGGCGGTGGACGGCCCGGACCTCACAGAGCCCGTCCTGCGCAGACGCGTCGGACAGCTCCACACAGCCCTCACGAACCGGGGCGACGAATTCGAGGCGGAGAGCCGTCTTGCCCTCATCATCGAACGACTGCGCCGGCACCTGCGCCCCAGGCTGGCCCTCGGCAGCGCGGGGACCGACGGCGGCATCGCCCAGAGCCTTCGTGACCTCCTCGACGAACGACTGCTCGAAGGCATCGCCCTGGAAGAGGCCGCGCGCCTGGTCCACGCCCATCCCACACACCTCGTACGTGCCTTCAGCGGCGCCTTCGGCATCGCCCCGCACCAGTACATGACGTCCCGCCGCGTCGATCTGGCCCGCCGTCTGCTCCTCGACGGACAGCCGCCGGGCGAGGTGGCGACAGCCGCCGGCTTCTACGACCAGTCACACCTCACCCGGCACTTCAAGCGGGTCGTGGGCATCACCCCGGGCCGGTACGCCCGTACCGGAGCCGTCAGCTCCTAG
- a CDS encoding DUF2000 domain-containing protein, which yields MRTEDETDAGSGVGTGAGDENVPVRFDTKIAVLLRDDLESWQRLNVTAFLVSGLGTASPEVIGEPYTDADDTAYLPMFRQPVLVFEETKETLTAAHGRALSRSLPRAVFTSDLFSTGNDRDNRAAVRAVRKDQLDLVGMAVYGPRNTVDKVLKSARMHP from the coding sequence ATGAGAACCGAGGATGAGACCGACGCGGGGTCCGGGGTTGGGACTGGGGCCGGGGATGAGAACGTGCCTGTGCGCTTCGACACCAAGATCGCCGTCCTGCTGCGCGACGACCTTGAGTCCTGGCAGCGGCTGAATGTGACCGCCTTCCTGGTCAGCGGGCTCGGCACAGCGTCACCCGAGGTGATCGGCGAGCCGTACACGGACGCCGACGACACCGCGTACCTGCCGATGTTCCGCCAGCCCGTGCTGGTCTTCGAGGAGACGAAGGAGACACTGACCGCCGCGCACGGCCGTGCGCTGTCCCGCTCGTTGCCGAGGGCCGTGTTCACGTCAGATCTGTTCAGCACGGGCAACGACCGGGACAACCGGGCGGCTGTACGGGCCGTGCGCAAAGACCAGCTCGATCTGGTAGGGATGGCCGTATACGGACCGCGCAACACAGTGGACAAGGTCCTCAAGAGCGCGCGAATGCACCCCTGA
- a CDS encoding MoxR family ATPase has translation MAITEGGNTTPNEWFRNPDRGDGEIYVMSRKIDEAVSVALATGRPLLLRGSPGSGKSSLAPYVARLKGWRYYEHVITYGTRSRDLLWRFDSVRRLADAQVYRQESPPLDDFSYLQPGVLWWALAPRSARRRGRAAAEDEFPMEGIEDPFAGVNGDRSIDHAVVLIDEIDKADPDVPNSLLVPLGSQRFTVVETDTEVWTEPPTGPTDPLFSRHLVVITTNDERELPQAFLRRCVVVTLPDHDVRSLVRIAEEHMRSWHGAGGAGHLRMAEAMAVELGRVTEQAAAQGMRGPSTAEYLDALRACITLGIGLGSERWEWLKNCVLVKRQQIYGDGW, from the coding sequence ATGGCGATCACCGAGGGTGGAAACACCACGCCCAACGAGTGGTTCCGCAATCCGGACCGCGGCGACGGCGAGATCTACGTCATGTCCCGGAAGATCGACGAAGCGGTGAGCGTGGCCCTGGCAACCGGCAGACCGCTGCTGCTGCGCGGCAGCCCCGGATCCGGCAAGTCCTCGCTCGCCCCCTACGTCGCACGGCTCAAAGGCTGGCGCTACTACGAACACGTCATCACCTACGGCACCCGGTCGCGAGACCTGCTGTGGCGCTTCGACAGCGTCCGACGCCTCGCCGACGCCCAGGTGTACCGCCAGGAGTCGCCCCCTCTGGACGACTTCTCCTACCTGCAGCCCGGCGTGCTGTGGTGGGCCCTCGCCCCGCGCTCGGCCCGGCGCCGAGGCCGAGCAGCCGCTGAGGACGAATTCCCCATGGAGGGAATCGAGGACCCGTTCGCCGGCGTCAACGGCGACCGAAGCATCGATCATGCCGTCGTCCTCATCGACGAGATCGACAAGGCCGACCCGGACGTACCCAACAGCCTGCTCGTGCCGCTCGGATCGCAGCGGTTCACCGTCGTCGAGACCGACACCGAGGTGTGGACCGAGCCGCCGACGGGCCCCACAGACCCGCTCTTCTCCCGCCATCTGGTGGTCATCACCACCAACGACGAGCGGGAACTGCCCCAGGCCTTCCTGCGCCGCTGCGTCGTCGTCACCCTCCCCGATCACGACGTGCGCAGCCTGGTCCGCATCGCCGAGGAGCACATGCGCAGCTGGCACGGAGCCGGCGGCGCCGGGCATCTTCGAATGGCCGAGGCAATGGCCGTCGAGCTCGGCCGGGTGACCGAACAGGCAGCCGCACAGGGCATGCGAGGGCCCAGCACCGCGGAGTATCTCGACGCGCTGCGTGCCTGCATCACCCTCGGGATCGGTCTGGGCTCGGAACGCTGGGAGTGGCTGAAGAACTGCGTGCTGGTCAAGCGTCAGCAGATCTACGGAGACGGGTGGTGA